One region of Aeromicrobium sp. Sec7.5 genomic DNA includes:
- a CDS encoding cation diffusion facilitator family transporter produces MGHGHGHAPTGSGVRHRRKLVLVLALTLSVLVVQAVVAVLTGSLALLADAGHMLSDSIGLVLALAAIAVAQRGAAPGSRRTFGHHRTEILAAGANGLLLIGLCGWIVLSAVGRLEDPVDLEAWPVLAAGAVGLVVNVIGLLVLRSGAQESLNVRGAYLEVLGDALGSIAVIVSAVVILLTGWVRADAVASLAIAVLILPRAVSLLRDVGAVLMESSPQDVDLAELRLHILRTPGVADVHDLHVWTITSGMPVMSAHVVVEDSIEQMGQAHEVLDGLRTCLAEHFDVAHSTLQLEPRGHVDSEPHLHA; encoded by the coding sequence ATGGGACACGGACACGGCCACGCCCCCACGGGGTCGGGGGTGCGCCACCGGCGCAAGCTCGTCCTGGTGCTGGCCCTCACCCTGTCGGTGCTCGTGGTCCAGGCCGTGGTGGCGGTGCTCACCGGCAGCCTGGCGCTCCTGGCGGACGCCGGCCACATGCTCAGCGACTCGATCGGGCTGGTCCTGGCGCTGGCGGCCATCGCGGTCGCCCAGCGCGGCGCGGCGCCCGGGTCGCGTCGCACGTTCGGGCACCACCGCACCGAGATCCTGGCGGCGGGCGCCAACGGCCTGCTGCTGATCGGGCTGTGCGGATGGATCGTGCTCAGCGCCGTCGGCCGGCTCGAGGACCCGGTCGACCTCGAGGCATGGCCGGTGCTGGCCGCAGGTGCGGTGGGTCTGGTGGTCAACGTCATCGGTCTGCTGGTCCTGCGCTCGGGTGCGCAGGAGAGCCTCAACGTCCGGGGCGCGTACTTGGAGGTGCTCGGCGACGCCCTCGGGTCGATCGCCGTCATCGTCTCGGCGGTCGTGATCCTGCTGACCGGCTGGGTCCGGGCCGACGCGGTCGCCTCGCTCGCGATCGCCGTGCTGATCCTGCCCCGGGCCGTGAGCCTCCTGCGCGACGTCGGTGCCGTCCTGATGGAGTCGTCGCCGCAGGACGTCGACCTCGCGGAGCTGCGCTTGCACATCCTCCGGACCCCGGGGGTGGCCGACGTGCACGACCTCCACGTCTGGACCATCACGTCGGGCATGCCGGTCATGAGCGCCCACGTGGTCGTGGAGGACTCGATCGAGCAGATGGGCCAGGCGCACGAGGTGCTCGACGGACTGCGCACGTGCTTGGCCGAGCACTTCGACGTCGCGCACTCGACCCTGCAGCTCGAGCCCCGCGGTCACGTCGACTCCGAGCCCCACCTGCACGCCTGA